The following are from one region of the Mustela lutreola isolate mMusLut2 chromosome 9, mMusLut2.pri, whole genome shotgun sequence genome:
- the IL1R1 gene encoding interleukin-1 receptor type 1 isoform X2, with the protein MKLLLRLVCFIALLISSVEADICEERTERVILVSSAYEIDVRSCFLNPNEKKGPIIWYKNDSKTPISMDVGARIHQHKDELWFVPAMVEDSGYYFCTVRNATYCLKIKTTIRFVQHEPNLCYNTETIFTQRLPVAADGQLVCPYMDFFKDENNELPKIQWQKDCKPLLLDNIYFSGVKDRLVIANVTAAHNGKYTCGIFYMYLGKQYRVTRVIELKTIEEYKPLRPVIVSPANETVEVGLGSKLQLICNVSGQFSDSVFWKWNGSAIDDDDSVLAEEYVLDQLPTP; encoded by the exons ATGAAACTGTTACTCAGGCTTGTTTGTTTTATAGCTCTACTGATTTCTTCTGTGGAAGCTG aTATATGTGAGGAACGGACAGAACGAGTAATTTTAGTTTCATCTGCATATGAAATTGATGTACGTTCCTGTTTCCTTAacccaaatgaaaagaaaggccCTATAATTTGGTATAAAAATGACAGCAAGACACCTATATCTATGGATGTAGGTGCCAGGATTCATCAGCACAAAGATGAACTTTGGTTTGTTCCTGCCATGGTGGAGGATTCGGGGTATTACTTTTGCACCGTGAG GAATGCAACTTACTGCCTCAAAATTAAAACAACCATTAGGTTTGTACAGCATGAACCTAACTTGTGTTACAACACAGAAACTATCTTTACGCAGAGACTACCTGTTGCAGCAGATGGACAACTTGTGTGTCCCTATATGgacttttttaaagatgaaaataatgagTTACCAAAAATACAGTGGCAGAAG GATTGCAAACCTCTACTTCTTGACAATATATACTTTAGTGGAGTGAAAGATAGACTCGTTATAGCAAATGTGACTGCAGCACATAATGGGAAATATACTTGTGGAATATTCTACATGTACTTGGGAAAGCAATATCGTGTTACCCGGGTTATAGAACTGAAGACTATAG AAGAATACAAGCCTCTGAGGCCTGTAATTGTGAGTCCAGCTAACGAGACGGTGGAAGTAGGACTGG GATCCAAGCTACAATTAATCTGCAATGTCAGTGGCCAGTTTAGTGACTCTGTCTTCTGGAAGTGGAATGGGTCAGCAATTGACGATGACGACTCAGTGCTGGCAGAGGAATATGTGCT GGATCAACTCCCGACTCCTTAG